A genomic stretch from Lathyrus oleraceus cultivar Zhongwan6 chromosome 2, CAAS_Psat_ZW6_1.0, whole genome shotgun sequence includes:
- the LOC127122841 gene encoding uncharacterized protein LOC127122841: MHQDPSKVTEKEDEQEEDKNEEVVEKEEPYVPPPPHKPPIPYPQRLVKSKSVRQFKKFVELLKQLNIIIPFTEAIIQMPSYAKFLKEILSKKKKIEDNETVTLTAKCSAIIQNNMHPKLKDPSMLENVPVRMGQFYIPIDFIIMDIKEDSNIPIILGRPFLATVGAIIDVKKEKLTFEVGEEKVEFILTQFLKAPAIDDTCCLLDVIDEFIREMENEQTSYSEILKIPRPPTFEDENLSKE; the protein is encoded by the exons ATGCATCAAGACCCAAGTAAGGTAACCGAGAAGGAAGACGAACAAGAGGAAGATAAAAACGAAGAGGTCGTAGAGAAAGaagaaccttatgtgcctccaccaccgCATAAACCccctatcccttatcctcaaagacttgttaaatctaaaagtgtaAGACAATTTAAAAAATTCGTAGAGCTTCTAAAACAATTGAATATCATAATACCCTTCACAGAAGCCATCATtcaaatgccctcatatgctaagtttctcaaagaaatCTTATCTAAGAAGAAGAAGATAGAGGATAACGAAACCGTTACACTTACTGCTAAGTGTAGCGCCATAATACAAAATAATATGCATCCTAAGCTGAAAGACCCAa GTATGCTAGAAAACGTTCCGGTGCGCATGGGACAATTCTATATTCCTATTGATTTTATAATCATGGATATAAAAGAGGATTCCAACATccctatcatattaggaagaccattcctAGCTACAGTCGGAGCTATTATAGATGTTAAGAAAGAAAAGCTAACCTTtgaagttggtgaggaaaaaGTCGAATTCATTTTGACGCAATTCCTAAAGGCACCAGCTATAGACGATACCTGTTGTCTACTAGATGTCATCGACGAATTCATAAGAGAGATGGAGAATGAACAAACATCATACTCTGAAATACTAAAAATTCCAAGGCCTCCtacttttgaagatgaaaatttAAGTAAGGAATAA